One window from the genome of Gopherus evgoodei ecotype Sinaloan lineage chromosome 2, rGopEvg1_v1.p, whole genome shotgun sequence encodes:
- the HGH1 gene encoding protein HGH1 homolog, with protein sequence MALDGQASDWPESVSVRLFGGGEGSAPHAHAETHVAARRLRPEGAGDSPAPGRAEPSRARCTRGTGRSVGTFPGSDTTLGGASCPSMDEEQARELLEFLRLDTRPDLKGQATGYVLGLTGSAEGRTLLAGRPDFLEALLLLTGDHSLAVVKDSYHSLINLSVAVATHRVLAKELPVLLHRLLDPGYAFADQVCTLLSNLSREEGTCCQVFQAMQEEGLGLARVVEVFCTEGYNKKAALHYLGPLLSNLTQLPETREFLLDRSRCVVQRLLPYTQYEASAVRRGGVIGTLRNCCFEYKYHEWLLGPEVDLLPFLLLPLAGPEEFPEAEMERLPVDLQYLPPDKQREKDPDIRKMLLEAVMLLTATKAGRQLVKEKGTYLVVRELHRWETEPDVQAACEKLIQVLIGDEPEPGMENLLEVKIPEDVEERLQHLDQEEERQQGQQETQSKGLGVQMGPSGLSR encoded by the exons CCTCCGATTGGCCAGAGAGCGTGTCAGTCCGcctgtttgggggaggggaggggagcgcaCCCCACGCCCACGCAGAGACGCACGTGGCGGCGAGACGGCTGCGGCCGGAGGGCGCCGGGGACAG ccccgcgccgggccgagccgagccgagccgagccaggTGCACGCGGGGGACGGGCCGCTCTGTGGGGACCTTTCCTGGCTCAGACACGACCCTG GGCGGTGCCTCCTGCCCCAGCATGGACGAGGAGCAGGCCAGAGAGCTGCTGGAGTTCCTCCGCCTGGACACCCGGCCTGATCTAAAGGGCCAGGCCACAGGCTACGTCCTGGGGCTAACGGGCAGTGCGGAGGGGCGGACGCTGCTGGCAGGCAGGCCGGATTTCCTggaggctctgctgctgctgacggGTGACCACTCCTTGGCCGTGGTGAAGGACAGTTACCACTCGCTCATCAACCTGTCTGTGGCCGTGGCCACCCACAGGGTCCTGGCCAAGGAGCTGCCAGTGCTGCTGCATCGCCTGCTGGACCCGGGCTACGCCTTCGCCGACCAGGTCTGCACCCTCCTCTCCAACCTGTCCCGGGAGGAGGGCACCTGCTGCCAGGTTTTCCAGGCCatgcaggaggaggggctggggctggccagggTTGTGGAGGTGTTCTGCACCGAGGGCTACAACAAGAAGGCAGCCCTGCACTACCTGGGCCCCCTGCTCTCCAATCTGACTCAGCTGCCAGAGACCCGGGAGTTCCTGCTGGACAGATCCAG gtGCGTGGTGCAGAGGCTGCTGCCCTACACACAGTACGAGGCCTCCGCTGTCCGCCGAGGGGGGGTGATCGGGACGCTCAGAAACTGCTGCTTCGAGTACA AGTACCATGAGTGGCTGCTAGGCCCCGAGGTGGACCTGCTCCCCTTCCTCCTGCTGCCGTTGGCGGGCCCTGAGGAGTTCCCTGAAGCGGAAATGGAAA ggctgcccgtGGACCTGCAGTACCTGCCACCGGACAAGCAGCGGGAGAAGGACCCCGACATCCGGAAGATGCTGCTGGAGGCAGTCATGCTG CTTACAGCTACCAAGGCCGGCCGGCAGCTGGTGAAGGAGAAGGGCACCTACCTGGTCGTGCGGGAGCTCCACCGCTGGGAGACGGAGCCTGACGTCCAGGCTGCCTGCGAGAAGCTGATCCAG GTGCTGATTGGGGATGAGCCAGAGCCCGGGATGGAGAACCTGCTGGAGGTGAAGATCCCCGAGGACGTGGAAGAGCGACTGCAGCACCTGGATCAGGAGGAGGAGCGGCAGCAAGGGCAGCAGGAGACGCAGAgcaaggggcttggggtgcagatgGGACCTTCAGGGCTGTCGAGGTGA